In a genomic window of Streptomyces noursei ATCC 11455:
- a CDS encoding M50 family metallopeptidase has protein sequence MTTWMTILGIVVFVVGLLFSIAWHELGHLTTAKMFGIRVPQYMVGFGPTLFSRKKGDTEYGIKAVPLGGYIRMIGMFPPGDDGKLQARSTSPFRGMIEDARSAAFEELQPGDEHRLFYTRKPWKRVIVMFAGPFMNLVLAVVIFMSVLMGFGINTQTTQVGSVSDCVISASAKTDKCPAGAKDSPAKAAGLRAGDKIVTFNGRAVPDWGTLQEQIRRTTGPATLVVERHGAKVTLQADLIENKVARTDGHGGYVPGEYVTAGFLGFTPASGIVQQTFGQSVDRMGNMVTQGVQSLVQVPGKIPDLWNAVFNGAERKQDSPMGVVGAARVGGEVFSLHIPPEQRVATMLFLVAGFNLSLFLFNMLPLLPLDGGHIAGALWESLRRAFAKVVRRPDPGPFDVAKLMPIAYVVAGIFICFTLLVLVADVVNPVKLT, from the coding sequence ATGACGACCTGGATGACCATTCTCGGCATAGTCGTCTTCGTCGTCGGCCTGCTGTTCTCCATCGCCTGGCACGAGCTCGGCCACCTCACCACGGCCAAGATGTTCGGCATCCGCGTGCCGCAGTACATGGTGGGCTTCGGGCCGACGCTCTTCTCCCGGAAGAAGGGCGACACCGAGTACGGCATCAAGGCGGTCCCGCTGGGCGGCTACATCCGGATGATCGGCATGTTCCCGCCCGGCGACGACGGGAAGCTGCAGGCCCGCTCCACCTCCCCGTTCCGCGGCATGATCGAGGACGCCCGCTCGGCGGCCTTCGAGGAGCTCCAGCCCGGCGACGAGCACCGGCTGTTCTACACGCGCAAGCCGTGGAAGCGCGTCATCGTGATGTTCGCCGGGCCGTTCATGAACCTGGTCCTGGCCGTGGTGATCTTCATGAGCGTGCTGATGGGCTTCGGCATCAACACCCAGACCACCCAGGTCGGCTCGGTCTCCGACTGCGTCATCTCGGCCTCCGCCAAGACCGACAAGTGCCCGGCCGGCGCCAAGGACTCCCCGGCCAAGGCGGCCGGCCTGCGCGCCGGCGACAAGATCGTCACCTTCAACGGCCGCGCCGTCCCCGACTGGGGCACCCTCCAGGAGCAGATCCGCCGGACCACCGGACCGGCGACCCTCGTCGTCGAGCGGCACGGCGCCAAGGTGACCCTGCAGGCCGACCTCATCGAGAACAAGGTCGCCAGGACCGACGGCCACGGCGGCTACGTCCCCGGCGAGTACGTCACCGCCGGCTTCCTCGGCTTCACCCCGGCCAGCGGCATCGTCCAGCAGACCTTCGGCCAGTCCGTGGACCGGATGGGCAACATGGTCACGCAGGGCGTGCAGTCGCTGGTGCAGGTCCCCGGCAAGATCCCCGACCTGTGGAACGCGGTCTTCAACGGCGCCGAGCGCAAGCAGGACTCCCCGATGGGCGTGGTCGGCGCGGCCCGGGTCGGCGGCGAGGTCTTCTCCCTGCACATCCCGCCGGAGCAGCGGGTGGCGACCATGCTCTTCCTGGTCGCCGGCTTCAACCTCTCACTGTTCCTGTTCAACATGCTGCCGCTGCTGCCGCTGGACGGCGGCCACATCGCCGGCGCCCTGTGGGAGTCGCTGCGGCGGGCCTTCGCCAAGGTCGTCCGGCGCCCCGACCCCGGTCCCTTCGACGTCGCCAAGCTGATGCCGATCGCCTATGTCGTCGCCGGGATCTTCATCTGCTTCACCCTGCTGGTGCTGGTCGCCGACGTGGTGAACCCGGTGAAGCTGACATAG